A window of uncultured Tolumonas sp. genomic DNA:
ATCGCGGCCTAATCCAGCCGTAGCATCCACAATCGTGGGGTTGGCACCCGATTTCAGCCCAACCGCTTTGGCAATCGATTGCCCACGACCACCGCCGAATTTACGCCGGTGCGCGACGGCGCCCTCGACAAAATCGACCAGCACCGGTCCCAGTTTCGGTTCATCCAGTTTACGCAGTTCAAGATGCTGCTCACCCCAGACTAAGGCAAATGGCGCATCGGCGAGCTGTTGCTGCAAACTGGCCGCCAATTCGCTGACCTGCGCCGCACGGTTAGGATCTTCTGCTATAACCTGAATGGGGTACATGCCCGCTCCTGTGGCTGTCATTCAACATCAAAATTCAGCGCGCATTGTATACCCAAAGTAATTGGAGTTGCAGCAAGGCGACAAGCGAGCAAATCCCCATGCGCATAGATAGGCTATGTGATTGGGGTGAGTGAACGCCGTCAACGACGCTGCAACTTCAAGTACGAAGGGTATATAACAAACGTTGCAAGGATCGCGGAAGGATTACCGACGAGATGGCATGACTCGTTGCAGATAACAGAGTAACTCATCAAACGGTAATGGTTTACTGAATAAAAAGCCTTGAATATAACTGCACTGACGCTGTTTCAGATATTCCAGCTGATCGTCGGTTTCAACACCTTCAATGATCAGCGTCATACCCAGATTATTCACCAGATTAATGATGCCATCGAGCAGCAAACACTCCTGCTCTTCTGCCGGAATACTGCGCACAAACGTGCGGTCAATTTTCACCACATCAATCGGGAAACTGCGCAAATAACTCAGCGCCGAATAACCGGTGCCGAAATCATCGATCGCGATACCGCAACCCGCCGCCCGCAAGGCATGCATACGTTGCCGGTTTGATTCCTGATTACTCATCAGCAGCGATTCGGTGATTTCAAAAATAATCGATTTTGGGTCTAACCCCATATCTGCGATGGTAGTTAACCACTCACGGGCATCAAGATCGATAGTCTGGAACTCTGGCGTTGAACGGTTCACCGACATCTGGATCTGGGTAAACCCTTTACGGTGTAACTTCACCAGATCAGCGCAGGCATGCAATAAAATCCACTGCCCTAACCCTTGAATCAAACCACTCTCTTCCGCCAACGGAATAAATTCTATCGGCGAAATAGCACCGCGCTCCGGATGTTGCCAGCGTACCAAGGCTTCCAATTTCACAACCCGATTAGTGTCGATATCCCAGATCGGCTGATAAACCAAAGACAACTGATGGTATTTAATGGCATTCGCCAGATCTTGCTGCAACTTATTCCGGCTGCGCAGATTGCGGCGTAATTCACTGCTATACAATTTAAGCGGTAAACGCTGCTTTTTCGCTTCAAATAACGCCTGTTCGGCATTACTCAGCAACACATCGGGCTCTTTGGAATCCATCGGGCACAAGGCAATACCCATGGCAGCCGCCATATATAGTTGCTGATTTTCCAGCTGAAATGGCCAGTCAAAACTGCCCATGATTTGTTTGGCGAAGATCTCCGCCTGACGACGATTAACAATACCCGGCACCAGCAAAGCAAATTCGTCACCACCGGTGCGGGCTAACAGATCGCTGGAGCGAATACGCCCCGACAAACGATGCGCCACGGCACACAGGATTTCATCACCGGTTTGGTGGTCCATGCTGGTATTGACGGTTTTCATGTCATTCAGATCCAGCACTAACAGCGCAAAGGGATCTTCATAGGAACACAAGCGCGCGAGGCTTTGTGCAAATAACTGGCGGTTGGGCAGTTCAGTTAGCAGGTCATAGTGAGTGTGATTGTGCACATGGCTTTCCGCTTCTTTTTGGGCGCTCAAATCGCGGAAGATAGCCACATAACCGCTCGTGACAGCAGACACGATCTGTTTGCAGACCGTTAAAAATGCAGGGAATGGAGAGCCGTCTTTCCGACGATTCCAGATCTCGCCTTGCCACAACGTCTGTTGTTCTAACGTTTGTGCTAAATGGCGATAGAAACGTTTATTCATCAGACCCGAACGCCATAATTCGACATTCTGTCCGATCACATCAGCACGCGTAAAACCAGTGATGCGCTCAAACGCTGGATTGACCGTCAGCACATGCATACGGTCATCACAGATCAAAACGGCATCATTGAGATATTGCCAGATGATACCTTGGTGTTGCCGAAGGTGATGCAAATCCCAGTCTTGGAACACACGCGCAGGCGTTATACTTGTCTGCAGTTCATGCTGCTGCTCTGCAGTCATTTAACCATCTCCATAACCTTCAGCGCAAAATCCCGCCCACACAAGCATCCATACTAAGGTCATTTATGTTTCAAATGAATTTTGAGGATAAACGTAAGTAAAATGAAGCGCAAACGAAAGCCAAGGCATTCTCTGGTTTGATCACAAATTAGTGTCAAGCGTCATGCTTTTGAAAAAAAACGGCACCGAAGTGCCGTCATTTGGGTCAGGAAAAAGATTTTATTGAATCCCGGAATGGCGTAACAGCGCATCAATCCGTGGCTCACGCCCCCGAAATGCCTTGAACAACGTCATTGGTTCGTCTGAGCCTCCTTTTTCCAGAATATATTGCAGAAAATCACGGCCGGTTTGTGGGTTAAAAATCCCTTCCTCTTCAAAACGCGAGAACGCATCGGCTGATAACACTTCCGCCCATTTATAACTGTAATAACCGGCCGCATAACCACCGCCAAAAATATGCGAGAAGCTATGCTGGAAGCGGTTAAAGGCTGGTGGCACTAGCACTGCGGTTTGGCTACGGACATCATCCAGGATCTGCTGCACCCGGCCACCTTGTTGCGGGTCGTATTCACGGTGCAGACGGAAATCAAACAGCGCAAACTCCAGCTGCCGCAGCATTTGCATCGCTGATTGGAAATTTTTCGCCGCCAGCAGTTTATCCAGTTCGTTTTGCGGCAAGGCTTCCCCGGTTTCGTAATGACCCGAAATCACCGCCAAGGCTTCCGGTTCCCAGCACCAGTTTTCCAAAAACTGACTTGGCAATTCCACCGCATCCCACGGTACACCATTGATACCGGCGACACCGGCGACATCGATCTGGGTCAGCATATGATGCAAACCATGACCAAATTCGTGGAATAAGGTCACCACTTCATCATGGGTGAACAGTGCTGGTTTGCCATCAACCGGACCATTAAAGTTACAGGTCAGATAGGCTACCGGGTGCTGCAACTGACCATCGCGGCGATAACGGCGGCCCATGCAATCATCCATCCAGGCACCACCGCGCTTGTGCGCACGGGCATACAGGTCCAGATAGAAACTGCCGCGTAATTCCCCATCCGCATCAACAATATCGTAGAAACGCACATCCGGATGCCAGGTTTCTACCGCCAGATGCGGTTTGATACGCATACCAAAAATGCGTTTCACCACATCGAACAAACCTTGCACGACTTTCTGTTCCGGAAAGTATGGGCGCAGCGCTTCATTTGAAATAGCGTAACGGTGCTGCTTCAGTTTTTCGCTGTAATAGGCAATATCCCATGCAGCCAGTTCGCTGACGCCGTGCTCCGCTTGGGCATACGCCTGTAATTCAGCCAGATCAGATTGGGCCTGCGGACGAGAACGTGTTGCCAGATCGCCTAAGAACTCAAGCACCTGTTCGGTAGAATGGGCCATTTTGGTGGCAAGCGAACGTTCGGCATAATTAGCAAAGCCCAGCAACTGAGCCAGTTCATGGCGCAGAGCCAGAATTTCCTCGATCAGCGGTGAGTTGTCCCATTTGCCGGCATTCGGCCCTTGGTCGGATGCGCGTGTGGTAAAGGCGGTATAGGCTTCTTCACGTAACGCCCGGCTATCGGCATACATCATGACCGGTAGATAAGAGGGAATATCCAGCG
This region includes:
- the prlC gene encoding oligopeptidase A; the encoded protein is MSNPLLSMDGLPPFSKIKPEHVQPAVQQAIADAKQRIADVLSSSDSFTWDNLVAPLEETDDRLGRIWSPVSHMNSVVNNDELRAAYEACLPLLSEYQTFVGQHAGLYQAYQQLADSNEFRRLSQAQQQQVSNTLRDFRLSGIALEAAQQQRYGQIVSRLSELASQFNNQVMDATQGWVKHITDETALAGLPDSAKAAAAQQAQGRELDGWLFTLDIPSYLPVMMYADSRALREEAYTAFTTRASDQGPNAGKWDNSPLIEEILALRHELAQLLGFANYAERSLATKMAHSTEQVLEFLGDLATRSRPQAQSDLAELQAYAQAEHGVSELAAWDIAYYSEKLKQHRYAISNEALRPYFPEQKVVQGLFDVVKRIFGMRIKPHLAVETWHPDVRFYDIVDADGELRGSFYLDLYARAHKRGGAWMDDCMGRRYRRDGQLQHPVAYLTCNFNGPVDGKPALFTHDEVVTLFHEFGHGLHHMLTQIDVAGVAGINGVPWDAVELPSQFLENWCWEPEALAVISGHYETGEALPQNELDKLLAAKNFQSAMQMLRQLEFALFDFRLHREYDPQQGGRVQQILDDVRSQTAVLVPPAFNRFQHSFSHIFGGGYAAGYYSYKWAEVLSADAFSRFEEEGIFNPQTGRDFLQYILEKGGSDEPMTLFKAFRGREPRIDALLRHSGIQ
- a CDS encoding EAL domain-containing protein — encoded protein: MTAEQQHELQTSITPARVFQDWDLHHLRQHQGIIWQYLNDAVLICDDRMHVLTVNPAFERITGFTRADVIGQNVELWRSGLMNKRFYRHLAQTLEQQTLWQGEIWNRRKDGSPFPAFLTVCKQIVSAVTSGYVAIFRDLSAQKEAESHVHNHTHYDLLTELPNRQLFAQSLARLCSYEDPFALLVLDLNDMKTVNTSMDHQTGDEILCAVAHRLSGRIRSSDLLARTGGDEFALLVPGIVNRRQAEIFAKQIMGSFDWPFQLENQQLYMAAAMGIALCPMDSKEPDVLLSNAEQALFEAKKQRLPLKLYSSELRRNLRSRNKLQQDLANAIKYHQLSLVYQPIWDIDTNRVVKLEALVRWQHPERGAISPIEFIPLAEESGLIQGLGQWILLHACADLVKLHRKGFTQIQMSVNRSTPEFQTIDLDAREWLTTIADMGLDPKSIIFEITESLLMSNQESNRQRMHALRAAGCGIAIDDFGTGYSALSYLRSFPIDVVKIDRTFVRSIPAEEQECLLLDGIINLVNNLGMTLIIEGVETDDQLEYLKQRQCSYIQGFLFSKPLPFDELLCYLQRVMPSRR